A part of Halobaculum sp. MBLA0143 genomic DNA contains:
- a CDS encoding DUF5805 domain-containing protein: MTSERREPVTTRVPAAQKREWAADAEALDMSQSEFVRTMVQAGRRDLGLETTVAVAEESDDSEVEPPRESDPVEPASPGSDPGGDGLEDRVLDVLAAEGVCSWDDLLDAVVGDLEAQLDETMERLLEEGTVTYSGREGGYVRRE, from the coding sequence GTGACGAGCGAACGACGAGAGCCGGTGACGACGCGGGTGCCGGCCGCACAGAAGCGGGAGTGGGCGGCCGACGCCGAGGCGTTGGACATGAGCCAGAGCGAGTTCGTCCGGACGATGGTCCAAGCCGGTCGGCGAGACCTCGGCCTGGAGACGACGGTGGCGGTCGCCGAAGAGAGCGACGACAGCGAGGTGGAACCCCCCCGAGAGAGTGACCCCGTCGAACCCGCTTCTCCCGGGTCCGACCCTGGGGGTGACGGGCTGGAAGACCGGGTGCTCGACGTTCTCGCGGCGGAGGGGGTGTGTTCGTGGGACGATCTCTTGGACGCGGTCGTCGGAGACTTAGAGGCACAGCTCGACGAGACGATGGAGCGACTCCTGGAGGAGGGGACGGTGACGTACTCCGGCCGGGAGGGGGGGTACGTTCGCCGTGAGTAG
- a CDS encoding tyrosine-type recombinase/integrase: MSSTRAGEVEEPVAFFLRDVELHGKSERTRAEYERVLGRYRSFLADRSDRAPGEATHRDCTAFVHELRTDPELADSTVATYAAYLHRFYAYMTQVGAFDANPMALVMEELDERIDTDPARRELTVSEMRSFLTGVTHPLERALIVTLLKTGVRVGELCNLDLRDLSLSGVSGYDLGDRPALEGRRDSLFVPAAPSVGESYNGAERTASNKRKRDTVVPVDEELREALLVWLAIRPDTPSPAEPLFVGTASGWGRRLTPEQVQRVVRQHARRVGWYEKGAGVTENVTPHYFRHFFTTHLRERTGERGVVKYLRGDVADDIIDTYTHNWGGRVRETYERHVYELS; encoded by the coding sequence GTGAGTAGCACACGCGCCGGGGAGGTGGAAGAGCCGGTCGCCTTCTTCCTGCGAGACGTGGAGCTCCACGGCAAGAGCGAGCGCACCCGCGCGGAGTACGAACGAGTGCTGGGGCGGTACCGGTCGTTCCTGGCCGACCGGAGCGACCGAGCGCCAGGGGAGGCGACCCACCGCGACTGCACGGCGTTCGTCCACGAACTCCGGACGGATCCGGAGCTGGCCGACTCCACGGTGGCGACGTACGCGGCGTACCTCCACCGGTTCTACGCCTACATGACCCAGGTGGGGGCGTTCGACGCCAACCCGATGGCGCTCGTGATGGAGGAGTTGGACGAACGGATCGACACGGACCCTGCGCGACGGGAGCTGACGGTGTCGGAGATGCGGTCGTTCCTGACGGGCGTCACCCACCCGTTGGAGCGGGCGCTGATCGTCACGCTGCTGAAGACTGGGGTGCGAGTCGGGGAACTGTGCAACCTCGACCTCAGAGACCTCTCTCTGTCGGGAGTGTCGGGGTACGACCTGGGTGACCGCCCGGCGTTGGAGGGGCGACGCGACTCGTTGTTCGTCCCCGCGGCGCCGTCCGTCGGCGAGTCGTACAACGGCGCCGAACGTACCGCCTCGAACAAACGGAAACGCGACACGGTGGTCCCCGTCGACGAGGAGCTCCGGGAGGCGCTCCTGGTGTGGCTGGCGATCCGGCCCGACACTCCGTCGCCGGCAGAGCCGTTGTTCGTCGGCACCGCCTCCGGGTGGGGACGGCGACTCACGCCCGAACAGGTCCAACGGGTCGTCAGGCAACACGCCCGCCGGGTCGGGTGGTACGAGAAGGGCGCCGGCGTCACCGAGAACGTCACGCCCCACTACTTCCGCCACTTCTTCACCACGCACCTCCGCGAGCGCACGGGAGAACGCGGCGTCGTGAAGTACCTCCGCGGGGACGTGGCCGACGACATCATCGACACCTACACTCACAACTGGGGCGGCCGGGTCCGAGAGACGTACGAGCGACACGTGTACGAGCTCTCGTGA
- a CDS encoding DHH family phosphoesterase codes for MTDDAEETGGDRPVVFDLAPSCTLSDVSEGDRYHATVNGVVDYGVFVDVSDAVSGLIHESSLDTDYAVGDRLIVELDEIRDNGDVAFTPADPDDYQTAAVEHDPEITPLDSLTVGDEATVEGEIVQIKQTGGPTIVQVGDETGIRACAAFAGAGVRAYPELSVGDAVRIRGEAESHDGTLQLEIGDVTILDGETATDVHERVAEGRRERATPADVDPLVEWEAFEEIRSELVEVARLLRETVLEGRPIRIRHHADGDGMCAAIPVQQALEAFIDEVHGTPDAARHRLKRLPSKAPFYEMEDVTRDLNFALEGQARHGQKLPFLLMLDNGSTEEDVPAYRKLAHYDVPIAVVDHHHPDPEAVEPLLDAHVNPYRHGLDYRVTTGMMCVELARLIHPEITDDLRHVPAVAGLSDRSSATAMDDYVALADEEGYDRADLENVSEALDYAAHWLRYKDGGQVVSDVLNVGCDDEARHEELVEFLSTRAERDVERQLSVVEPHVESERLDSGVRFHRVDLENFAHRFTYPAPGKTTGELHDELVREHREPVITVGYGPDFAVLRSDGVRLDIPEMVTELNEELPGAGVSGGGHLVVGSIKFVEGRREDVIDALVEKMGDADLDEELSAAAVDD; via the coding sequence ATGACTGACGACGCCGAAGAGACGGGGGGCGATCGCCCCGTCGTCTTCGATCTCGCTCCCAGCTGTACGCTGTCGGACGTCTCCGAGGGGGACCGTTACCACGCCACGGTGAACGGTGTGGTCGACTACGGTGTGTTCGTCGACGTGTCCGACGCCGTCTCTGGGCTGATCCACGAGTCGAGTCTCGACACCGACTACGCCGTCGGCGACCGTCTGATCGTCGAGTTGGACGAGATCCGAGACAACGGGGACGTCGCGTTCACGCCGGCGGACCCGGACGACTACCAGACGGCTGCAGTCGAACACGACCCGGAGATCACGCCGCTCGACTCGCTGACGGTGGGTGACGAGGCGACGGTCGAGGGGGAGATCGTCCAGATCAAACAGACCGGTGGCCCGACCATCGTCCAGGTGGGCGACGAGACCGGTATCCGTGCGTGTGCGGCGTTCGCCGGCGCGGGCGTCCGTGCGTACCCGGAGTTGTCCGTCGGCGACGCCGTCCGGATCCGCGGCGAGGCGGAGTCACACGACGGCACGCTCCAGCTAGAGATCGGCGACGTGACGATCCTAGACGGCGAGACCGCGACGGACGTCCACGAACGGGTCGCCGAGGGGCGCCGCGAGCGGGCGACGCCGGCCGACGTCGACCCGCTCGTAGAGTGGGAGGCGTTCGAGGAGATCCGCTCGGAGCTCGTCGAGGTGGCACGGCTCCTCCGAGAGACCGTCTTGGAGGGTCGTCCGATCCGGATCCGTCACCACGCGGACGGCGACGGCATGTGTGCGGCGATCCCGGTCCAACAGGCGCTGGAGGCGTTCATCGACGAAGTCCACGGTACGCCAGACGCCGCCCGCCACCGCCTCAAGCGGCTGCCCAGCAAGGCCCCCTTCTACGAGATGGAGGACGTGACCCGCGACCTCAACTTCGCGTTGGAGGGTCAGGCCCGACACGGCCAGAAGCTGCCGTTCCTGCTGATGTTGGACAACGGGTCGACGGAGGAGGACGTGCCCGCCTACCGGAAGCTGGCCCACTACGACGTCCCGATCGCGGTCGTCGACCACCACCACCCGGACCCGGAGGCCGTGGAGCCGTTGCTGGACGCCCACGTCAACCCCTACCGTCACGGGCTGGACTACCGCGTCACCACCGGGATGATGTGCGTCGAGCTCGCTCGACTGATCCACCCCGAGATCACCGACGACCTCCGGCACGTCCCGGCGGTCGCCGGGCTGTCCGACCGCTCGTCTGCGACCGCGATGGACGACTACGTCGCGCTCGCCGACGAGGAGGGGTACGACCGTGCAGACCTGGAGAACGTCAGCGAGGCGTTGGACTACGCCGCCCACTGGCTCCGTTACAAGGACGGGGGCCAGGTCGTCTCGGACGTGTTGAACGTCGGCTGTGACGACGAGGCCCGCCACGAGGAGCTCGTCGAGTTCCTCTCGACCCGGGCCGAGCGCGACGTGGAACGACAGCTGTCCGTCGTCGAGCCACACGTCGAGTCCGAGCGGCTGGACTCCGGCGTCCGGTTCCACCGGGTGGATCTCGAGAACTTCGCCCACCGGTTCACTTACCCCGCGCCGGGGAAGACGACGGGCGAACTCCACGACGAACTCGTCCGCGAGCACCGCGAGCCGGTGATCACCGTCGGCTACGGTCCGGACTTCGCCGTGCTCCGGTCGGACGGCGTCCGGCTCGACATCCCGGAGATGGTGACGGAGCTCAACGAAGAACTGCCGGGCGCGGGCGTCTCCGGCGGCGGCCACCTCGTCGTCGGCTCGATCAAGTTCGTCGAGGGGCGCCGCGAGGACGTGATCGACGCCTTGGTGGAGAAGATGGGCGACGCGGACCTAGACGAGGAGCTGTCGGCGGCGGCCGTCGACGACTGA
- a CDS encoding phospholipase D-like domain-containing protein has product MSARSRTAVRVLLCLCLCSSPWLVPAIAGADAGESRVVSVLPDPVADDDAGERVTVALAPGPHRLTDGETMVDLDGPGRVVVTPEPDRVDARGRVVHADLALSNAGERLTLFRNGSRVHRVAYPAAESGSRYHVAAERWQPVGLHERAAVALGPTNLTAFVLPDAPTPPVATLRAADDRLLLAGYTLGSERVVAALRAAADRGVRVRVLLDADPVGGIGRRQARLTTTLTDAGVPVRLVGGDGARFRFHHPKYAVADDEVIVATENWKPSGTGGAGNRGWGVRIDSPVAARELAAVFRHDWRGRGARPWSAVAEAGGSGGVGDGPATGEFPTRFEPTSFEANATFLLTAPGNAGGAVAAVVAAADRRVAVIQPTVERGRLLTALRQAAARGVRVRLLLSSAWYAEEANRGLANRLSGWADRENATLSVRLADPGGAFGKIHAKGVVADDTAVVGSLNWNPTSVRENREVAVAVRDPAVADYYRRVFDADWNGPGAGTAFVGGSVPPLLVVAAVGAVAGVALLARRRLRFADEP; this is encoded by the coding sequence GTGTCCGCTCGCTCCCGCACAGCCGTCCGCGTGTTGCTGTGTCTGTGTCTCTGTTCGTCGCCGTGGCTCGTGCCGGCGATCGCCGGCGCGGACGCCGGCGAGAGCCGCGTCGTCTCCGTCCTGCCGGACCCCGTCGCCGACGACGACGCCGGCGAGCGCGTGACCGTCGCGCTCGCGCCCGGTCCGCACCGTCTCACCGACGGCGAGACGATGGTCGACCTCGACGGCCCCGGCCGGGTCGTCGTGACCCCCGAGCCCGACCGCGTCGACGCTCGTGGCCGCGTCGTCCACGCGGACCTGGCGCTGTCGAACGCGGGCGAACGGCTCACGCTGTTCCGGAACGGGAGTCGGGTCCACCGCGTCGCGTACCCCGCCGCAGAGTCGGGGAGTCGGTACCACGTCGCCGCCGAGCGCTGGCAGCCCGTCGGACTCCACGAGCGGGCGGCCGTCGCGCTCGGCCCCACGAACCTCACGGCGTTCGTCCTCCCGGACGCCCCCACCCCCCCAGTGGCGACACTGCGTGCGGCCGACGACCGACTGTTGTTGGCGGGCTACACGCTCGGCTCCGAGCGGGTCGTCGCCGCCCTCCGAGCGGCCGCCGACCGCGGCGTCAGGGTCAGAGTGTTGTTGGACGCCGACCCGGTCGGCGGAATCGGTCGGCGACAGGCCCGCCTGACGACGACGCTGACCGACGCGGGCGTCCCGGTTCGGCTCGTCGGCGGGGACGGCGCACGCTTCCGGTTCCACCACCCGAAGTACGCCGTCGCGGACGACGAGGTGATCGTCGCCACGGAGAACTGGAAGCCGTCGGGCACCGGCGGCGCCGGCAACCGCGGCTGGGGCGTCCGGATCGACAGCCCGGTCGCGGCCCGCGAGCTCGCGGCCGTCTTCCGACACGACTGGCGCGGCCGAGGCGCCAGGCCGTGGTCGGCCGTCGCCGAGGCGGGCGGGAGCGGAGGCGTCGGCGACGGCCCGGCGACCGGTGAGTTCCCGACGCGGTTCGAGCCGACCTCGTTCGAGGCGAACGCGACGTTCCTGTTGACGGCCCCGGGCAACGCCGGCGGCGCCGTCGCCGCAGTCGTTGCCGCGGCCGACCGCCGGGTCGCGGTGATCCAGCCGACCGTGGAGCGCGGCCGCCTGCTGACGGCGCTGCGCCAGGCGGCCGCCCGCGGCGTCCGGGTGCGGCTCCTGTTGTCCAGTGCCTGGTACGCCGAGGAGGCCAACCGGGGGCTGGCCAACCGGCTGTCCGGGTGGGCCGACCGCGAGAACGCGACGCTCTCCGTCCGGCTCGCAGACCCCGGCGGTGCCTTCGGGAAGATACACGCGAAAGGCGTCGTCGCCGACGACACGGCGGTCGTGGGGTCGCTCAACTGGAACCCGACGAGCGTGCGCGAGAACCGCGAGGTGGCCGTCGCCGTCCGCGACCCGGCGGTCGCCGACTACTACCGACGCGTCTTCGACGCCGACTGGAACGGCCCCGGGGCCGGGACCGCGTTCGTCGGCGGCAGCGTGCCACCGTTGTTGGTGGTCGCAGCCGTCGGTGCCGTCGCCGGGGTGGCGCTGCTGGCCCGCCGCCGGCTCCGATTCGCCGACGAACCGTGA
- a CDS encoding HEAT repeat domain-containing protein, translated as MSEDDDTSASDAGGEGGEDAVELSREEFEDRLGTVADAVADAETEAALDDAEAELDDVADRLSAADLPEPDDDDESLDDQLVTVREDLTAARGPYAEDATDEIDDIAGTLRDTRWTDDGEAELADAQTTFVETVGDALGTSVDAATSGDAETLADGLETVAAAVLDAELDPDDDAETVQTLLSATETLADGVDAAEEWDDLEVREQLAAQGYYDVLGHYKDFPPEWAALKEWEQRGNVEMVLLALDSLGSEFMERHCLEAITRMNDQGAFEEMHSRAQRRGEPAIEALGKMAADDAVETLVDYVDEDSNPQLQKVTFKALGEIGHTDAVRPLADQLVADNEEVRPFAARALGMIGDTRAVAPLQETLRTDEVDTVRAAAAWALRQIGTRAALEAASEATDDDAYIVESEAERAADALDSDEDAVPA; from the coding sequence ATGAGCGAAGACGACGACACGTCCGCGTCGGACGCCGGAGGCGAGGGCGGCGAGGACGCGGTCGAACTCTCCCGCGAGGAGTTCGAAGACCGACTCGGGACCGTCGCCGACGCCGTCGCCGACGCGGAGACGGAGGCGGCGTTGGACGACGCCGAAGCCGAGTTAGACGACGTGGCCGACCGGCTGTCGGCCGCGGACCTCCCGGAGCCGGACGACGACGACGAGTCGTTGGACGACCAGTTGGTGACCGTCCGAGAGGACCTGACGGCCGCACGCGGGCCGTACGCCGAAGACGCGACCGACGAGATCGACGACATCGCCGGCACGCTGCGCGACACCCGGTGGACGGACGACGGGGAGGCCGAACTGGCGGACGCGCAGACGACGTTCGTCGAGACGGTCGGCGACGCGCTGGGTACGTCCGTCGACGCCGCGACGAGCGGAGACGCGGAGACGCTGGCCGACGGGTTGGAGACGGTCGCCGCGGCCGTCCTCGACGCCGAGTTGGACCCGGACGACGACGCCGAGACGGTCCAGACCCTGCTGTCGGCGACGGAGACGCTCGCGGACGGCGTCGACGCCGCCGAGGAGTGGGACGACCTGGAGGTCCGCGAGCAGTTGGCGGCCCAGGGGTACTACGACGTGCTCGGCCACTACAAGGACTTCCCGCCGGAGTGGGCGGCGCTCAAGGAGTGGGAGCAGCGCGGCAACGTGGAGATGGTATTGCTCGCCCTGGACAGCCTGGGTTCGGAGTTCATGGAGCGGCACTGTCTGGAGGCGATCACCCGGATGAACGACCAGGGCGCCTTCGAGGAGATGCACTCGCGGGCCCAGCGGCGCGGCGAGCCGGCCATCGAGGCGTTGGGGAAGATGGCCGCGGACGACGCCGTCGAGACGCTCGTGGACTACGTCGACGAGGACTCCAACCCGCAGCTCCAGAAGGTGACGTTCAAGGCGCTCGGCGAGATCGGCCACACGGACGCCGTCCGGCCGTTGGCCGACCAGTTGGTCGCCGACAACGAGGAGGTGCGGCCGTTCGCCGCCCGTGCGCTGGGAATGATCGGCGACACACGCGCCGTGGCACCGTTGCAGGAGACGCTCCGGACGGACGAAGTCGACACCGTTCGGGCGGCTGCGGCGTGGGCGCTCCGGCAGATTGGCACCCGAGCGGCGCTGGAGGCCGCGAGCGAGGCGACCGACGACGACGCCTACATCGTTGAGTCGGAGGCGGAACGGGCCGCGGACGCACTGGACTCCGACGAGGACGCCGTTCCGGCCTGA
- a CDS encoding RNB domain-containing ribonuclease, with protein MTDTAADGETADDGTAESQGPVKITERLDEALADRREELFEEFGIADGFPPEVLAEAEARTEEVDEEIEAELDERQDLRDLTTWTTDPIDAQDFDDAISVRDEGDEYHLWVHIADVSHYVHPESEMWSEAVQRGNTVYLPGYTIHMLPPVLAETVCSLVPQEDRLAHTVEMRLDKETLSFEELDIYKSVVRSDERLTYTQCENRLEDPEAPLHEENALAYEIAEQLHEQRKEDGSLVLNPSRDRAHTIIEECMLKANKAVTHELMWERGVEAMYRVHPQPTPEQWDDALREIQELNGVSIPGGSWNDPRKAVNAAMEEAPGRALDKIQRAVLKVMPRAKYMNDPFGGHHALNFDIYGHFTSPIRRLSDLINHWIVHTNDVPEDLIALCDRASDRQKDAETAERLYKEHMEELGLDPYAVNNRGVEVVDDPAEATHEAPETLPD; from the coding sequence ATGACCGACACAGCGGCGGACGGCGAAACCGCCGACGACGGCACGGCAGAGTCACAGGGGCCGGTGAAGATCACGGAGCGGTTGGACGAAGCCCTCGCCGACCGACGCGAGGAGCTGTTCGAGGAGTTCGGCATCGCGGACGGCTTCCCGCCGGAGGTGTTGGCCGAAGCGGAGGCGCGCACGGAGGAGGTCGACGAGGAGATCGAGGCGGAGCTAGACGAACGGCAGGATCTCCGTGACCTGACGACCTGGACGACCGACCCGATCGACGCGCAGGACTTCGACGACGCCATCTCCGTCCGCGACGAGGGCGACGAGTACCACCTCTGGGTCCACATCGCGGACGTGAGCCACTACGTCCACCCGGAGTCGGAGATGTGGAGCGAGGCCGTCCAACGCGGGAACACGGTGTACCTCCCCGGCTACACGATCCACATGCTGCCGCCGGTGCTGGCCGAGACCGTCTGTTCGCTCGTCCCGCAGGAGGACCGCCTCGCTCACACCGTCGAGATGCGACTGGACAAAGAGACCCTCTCGTTCGAGGAGTTGGACATCTACAAGTCGGTGGTCCGGTCGGACGAACGACTCACCTACACGCAGTGTGAGAACCGCCTGGAGGACCCGGAGGCGCCGCTCCACGAGGAGAACGCCCTCGCGTACGAAATCGCAGAACAGCTCCACGAACAACGGAAGGAGGACGGCAGCCTCGTGCTCAACCCCTCGCGGGACCGCGCCCACACCATCATCGAGGAGTGCATGCTGAAGGCAAACAAGGCCGTCACACACGAGCTGATGTGGGAGCGCGGGGTGGAGGCGATGTACCGCGTCCACCCACAGCCGACGCCGGAGCAGTGGGACGACGCGCTCCGAGAGATCCAAGAGCTCAACGGCGTGTCGATCCCCGGCGGTTCCTGGAACGACCCCCGGAAGGCGGTCAACGCGGCGATGGAGGAGGCCCCCGGCCGCGCACTCGACAAGATCCAACGCGCCGTCCTGAAGGTGATGCCGCGCGCGAAGTACATGAACGACCCGTTCGGCGGCCACCACGCGCTCAACTTCGACATCTACGGCCACTTCACCTCCCCCATCCGGCGGCTGTCGGACCTCATCAACCACTGGATCGTCCACACGAACGACGTGCCCGAGGACCTGATCGCGCTGTGTGACCGGGCGTCCGACCGGCAGAAGGACGCCGAGACGGCAGAGCGGCTGTACAAGGAGCACATGGAGGAACTCGGACTGGACCCGTACGCCGTCAACAACCGTGGCGTCGAAGTGGTGGACGACCCCGCGGAGGCGACCCACGAAGCGCCGGAGACGCTGCCGGACTAA
- a CDS encoding PAS domain-containing protein, translated as MRDRAESPVAPTEVLYVDSDEDFAQLVERSLTRLDPTVSVTHVDSAAAAFAAIAGEDPSATTLDGAHPTTPEPTVDCVVSAYTLRETDAVSFLESFRRSYPDLPFVLFTGAGSESVASDAIAAGVSAYVPVRAGENNFELLAQRIWTVTQGYRAKRRAEATAAELRRAYHRTGESVVAVDDDSTVLFGNETFLSEFDVDGDEVAGASLWQAVPAFAGTAVESATRRVVDSREPETVEVETDDRVLSVRVFPDDDGGAIVYADDVTTRERTAVRHDCQAAVADGVGTPALVVDETSTVLFANDPARRRLGVSPRPRAGDGPAVATLVAEPDTGRVDSAVQTVLGRARRDGGVTTADGSGAVSESVGETTRVVEAVGFPSAETVADVRVEPVTVADEPHALVAVVDRER; from the coding sequence ATGCGTGACCGTGCGGAGTCACCCGTCGCTCCGACGGAGGTGCTGTACGTCGACAGCGACGAGGACTTCGCGCAGTTGGTCGAACGGTCGCTCACGCGACTGGATCCGACGGTCTCGGTCACACACGTCGACTCGGCGGCGGCGGCGTTCGCCGCCATCGCGGGCGAAGACCCGAGCGCGACGACACTGGACGGGGCCCACCCGACGACGCCGGAGCCGACCGTCGACTGTGTCGTCAGCGCCTACACGCTCCGGGAGACGGACGCCGTCTCGTTTCTGGAGTCGTTCCGGCGGTCGTACCCGGATCTCCCGTTCGTGTTGTTCACCGGTGCCGGCTCGGAGAGCGTCGCCTCCGACGCCATCGCGGCGGGCGTGAGCGCGTACGTCCCGGTTCGGGCGGGTGAGAACAACTTCGAGCTGTTGGCCCAGCGTATCTGGACGGTGACACAGGGCTACCGCGCGAAGCGACGCGCGGAGGCGACGGCCGCGGAGCTCCGGCGCGCGTACCACCGCACCGGGGAGTCGGTCGTCGCCGTCGACGACGACTCGACGGTGTTGTTCGGCAACGAGACGTTCCTGTCGGAGTTCGACGTGGACGGCGACGAGGTCGCCGGCGCGTCGTTGTGGCAGGCGGTCCCTGCGTTCGCCGGGACGGCCGTGGAGTCGGCCACCCGGCGTGTCGTCGACAGCCGCGAGCCGGAGACGGTCGAGGTAGAGACGGACGATCGAGTGTTGTCCGTTCGCGTGTTCCCCGACGACGACGGCGGTGCAATCGTCTACGCGGACGACGTGACGACGCGGGAGCGGACGGCAGTTCGTCACGACTGTCAGGCGGCCGTCGCCGACGGCGTCGGCACGCCCGCGCTCGTCGTCGACGAGACGTCGACGGTCCTGTTCGCCAACGACCCCGCACGGCGGCGACTCGGCGTCTCCCCGCGCCCCAGGGCGGGCGACGGGCCGGCGGTGGCGACGCTGGTCGCGGAGCCGGACACCGGCCGGGTCGACTCCGCCGTCCAGACGGTGTTGGGACGCGCCCGTCGCGACGGCGGAGTGACGACGGCCGACGGCTCCGGGGCCGTCTCCGAGAGTGTCGGCGAGACGACCCGCGTGGTGGAGGCCGTCGGCTTCCCGAGCGCGGAGACGGTCGCGGACGTGCGCGTCGAGCCGGTGACGGTCGCCGACGAGCCGCACGCGCTCGTCGCCGTCGTCGACAGAGAGCGTTAG
- a CDS encoding iron-containing alcohol dehydrogenase, whose translation MHTEPFAFDYRPARIEYGRGAADGLADLLAALDCSRALVVCGDNTGRNRALMDPVEAGLGDARVDTFVGTTPDKRAATAAAVADRAAETDADALVPVGGGSSLDVATVAATLRADDRDLAAVRETVAETGGVTPPSGDRPALVPVPTTLAGASLSGVAGITVQLDDQVVATGVGDPGLMPEAAVFDPALFETTPQSVLAGSAFNGLNKAVESTYAADRTPVTDATARRALAYFDTGLPALFDGDDGYDAAAVDRVVAGLVLAQYGVARPETTTLNVLHAFGHALRDVFDLQQGVAHAVVAPHALRRLFAAGVSPTPSAEALGVSDGEAVADRLAAIRDALGLPATLRAAADRDGEPGETLAAAARATAADSLVANAPPAYDLDETAARRVLDDAW comes from the coding sequence GTTCGACTACCGACCCGCGCGAATCGAGTACGGCCGCGGCGCCGCCGACGGGCTGGCGGACCTGCTCGCCGCGCTGGACTGCTCGCGCGCGCTCGTCGTCTGTGGCGACAACACCGGGCGCAACCGGGCGCTGATGGATCCCGTCGAGGCGGGGCTGGGCGACGCTCGCGTCGACACGTTCGTCGGGACGACTCCGGACAAGCGGGCGGCGACCGCCGCGGCCGTCGCCGACCGAGCGGCGGAGACGGACGCCGACGCGCTCGTCCCGGTCGGTGGCGGGTCGAGTCTCGACGTGGCGACCGTCGCGGCGACGCTCCGGGCGGACGACCGGGACCTCGCGGCCGTCCGAGAGACGGTCGCCGAGACCGGGGGGGTGACCCCGCCGTCGGGCGACAGACCGGCGTTGGTCCCCGTGCCGACGACGCTCGCCGGGGCGTCGTTGTCGGGCGTCGCCGGGATCACGGTGCAGTTGGACGACCAGGTCGTCGCCACCGGCGTCGGCGACCCTGGACTGATGCCGGAGGCGGCCGTCTTCGACCCGGCGTTGTTCGAGACCACACCACAGTCCGTGCTCGCGGGGTCGGCGTTCAACGGCCTGAACAAGGCCGTCGAATCGACGTACGCCGCCGACCGGACGCCCGTGACCGACGCGACTGCCCGGCGGGCGCTGGCGTACTTCGACACCGGGCTGCCGGCGTTGTTCGACGGGGACGACGGGTACGACGCCGCCGCGGTAGACCGAGTCGTCGCCGGCCTCGTGCTCGCGCAGTACGGCGTCGCCCGACCGGAGACGACCACGCTGAACGTGCTCCACGCGTTCGGCCACGCGCTCCGGGACGTGTTCGACCTCCAACAAGGAGTGGCACACGCGGTAGTCGCCCCCCACGCCCTGCGGCGGTTGTTCGCGGCCGGCGTCTCGCCGACACCGTCGGCGGAGGCGCTGGGGGTGTCGGACGGTGAGGCGGTCGCCGACCGACTGGCGGCGATTCGAGACGCACTGGGGCTGCCAGCGACACTGCGGGCCGCGGCGGACCGCGACGGGGAACCGGGAGAGACGCTCGCGGCCGCCGCTCGCGCGACTGCCGCCGACTCGCTCGTCGCCAACGCACCGCCGGCGTACGACCTCGACGAGACTGCCGCACGCCGAGTCCTCGACGACGCCTGGTGA